In a genomic window of Lacrimispora sp. BS-2:
- a CDS encoding methylglyoxal synthase — protein MLSNDFITFTLEKKKSIALIAHDNEKHALIEWCKEHKTALEKHTLCGTGTTARMITDQTGLPVKGYNSGPLGGDQQIGAKIVEGRIDLVIFFSDPLTAQPHDPDVKALLRIAEVYDIPIANTRATADFIITSPLMDETYEHQVINFHKNIADRAKKL, from the coding sequence ATGTTATCAAATGACTTTATTACATTCACACTGGAAAAGAAAAAAAGTATTGCGCTGATCGCTCATGACAACGAAAAGCACGCACTGATCGAATGGTGCAAGGAGCACAAGACGGCTCTGGAAAAACATACTCTCTGCGGCACCGGAACAACGGCACGGATGATCACTGATCAGACAGGTCTTCCGGTAAAGGGCTATAACAGCGGCCCCCTGGGAGGGGACCAGCAGATCGGAGCAAAGATCGTGGAAGGAAGGATCGATCTGGTCATCTTCTTTTCCGACCCTCTTACCGCACAGCCTCACGACCCGGATGTGAAAGCACTCTTACGTATTGCCGAGGTTTACGATATCCCCATTGCCAACACCAGGGCAACCGCCGATTTCATCATCACCTCGCCGCTTATGGATGAGACCTACGAGCATCAGGTCATCAACTTTCACAAAAACATTGCGGACCGGGCAAAAAAACTGTAA
- a CDS encoding BTAD domain-containing putative transcriptional regulator, protein MKNQEAIIHVNMLGGFSISMGDRTIVDQNNQAKKPWSLLEYLITFRGRDIPVEELIDLFWKDETSNNPAGALKTLMFRVRKLLEPLEYPTQELVFQNRKAYGWTRGLTTVCDTDLFEDLCVRLETPGLSEDDRLSLCLEAFALYKGNFLPKSEWESWVVPIHTYYHTLYQKLIQKTLFLLEKRKDYPTIIDVCQQAIAIDSYCEEAHYYLVYALYQSGNQLMAMEHYHHVTDMFYNEFAITPSIRFKDLYKLISDKKHGITMDLSTIQEILSEGGTNSGAFCCEPSVFRDIYQLETRAIQRTGDSIFLCLLTISNLKGELLKPAVQTRAMDELGDSIRKSLRRGDIFCRYSVSQYLLLLPTATYENGELVLKRIIQNFKREYSRKDLSITYSLQSIIPN, encoded by the coding sequence ATGAAAAATCAAGAAGCTATTATTCATGTAAATATGCTGGGAGGATTCTCCATATCCATGGGAGACAGGACAATCGTAGATCAGAATAATCAGGCAAAAAAGCCCTGGAGCCTTTTAGAATATCTTATTACTTTTCGAGGCCGGGATATTCCTGTAGAAGAACTGATTGATCTGTTTTGGAAGGATGAAACCAGCAATAACCCGGCAGGAGCCTTAAAAACCTTAATGTTCCGTGTACGTAAACTTTTAGAGCCATTGGAATACCCTACACAAGAACTGGTGTTCCAAAACCGCAAGGCCTACGGCTGGACAAGAGGCCTTACAACGGTCTGTGATACCGATCTGTTTGAAGATCTGTGTGTTCGATTGGAGACCCCCGGCCTTTCCGAGGATGACCGCTTATCCCTTTGCCTGGAAGCCTTTGCCCTGTACAAGGGAAATTTTTTACCAAAATCCGAGTGGGAATCCTGGGTTGTGCCAATTCACACCTATTATCACACCCTATATCAAAAACTGATTCAAAAAACTTTGTTCCTTCTGGAAAAAAGAAAGGATTATCCCACTATCATCGATGTATGCCAGCAGGCCATTGCCATTGATTCCTACTGTGAGGAAGCTCATTATTACCTGGTCTACGCACTGTATCAAAGCGGAAACCAGCTTATGGCCATGGAACATTACCATCATGTGACGGACATGTTCTATAACGAATTTGCCATCACTCCCTCCATTCGCTTTAAGGACCTATATAAGCTTATCAGCGATAAGAAACATGGAATTACCATGGATTTAAGTACCATACAGGAGATCCTTTCAGAGGGCGGCACGAACAGCGGAGCTTTTTGCTGTGAACCCTCTGTGTTCCGGGACATCTATCAGCTGGAGACAAGAGCAATCCAGCGTACTGGCGACTCCATTTTCCTATGCCTGCTGACCATCAGCAATTTAAAGGGAGAGCTTCTAAAGCCTGCGGTCCAGACACGGGCAATGGATGAACTTGGTGATTCCATCCGCAAATCCCTGCGAAGGGGAGATATCTTTTGCCGCTACAGCGTAAGCCAATACCTTTTGCTTTTACCTACGGCAACTTATGAAAACGGCGAGTTAGTCTTAAAGCGTATTATTCAGAACTTTAAAAGAGAATATTCAAGAAAAGATCTTTCCATTACTTATTCATTGCAGAGTATCATACCAAACTAA
- the srtB gene encoding class B sortase produces MKNKKMAFGVLIMAVIFLAVGVGMLYSDFKTRDHAKQQYESLAELARETTAGEIKASVPEAETSSAYVSPIDFEKLKTINPDIVGWIRIEGTVIDYPIVQTDNNETYLDTDFEGKKNVAGAIYLDYESEPDFSGRHNIIYGHHMKNGSMFKDIIKYKDEAFFKEHQDIFIYTPEREYHLKPITALYTDSSPIRRKTVFETEESFQAYVEEMTKSGLFLQKPEEPVRQLWSFVTCSYEFNDARTILYACELPQGEN; encoded by the coding sequence ATGAAAAATAAAAAAATGGCCTTTGGCGTTCTTATCATGGCAGTTATTTTTCTGGCTGTGGGTGTAGGAATGCTCTATTCTGACTTTAAAACGAGAGATCATGCCAAACAGCAGTATGAAAGTCTCGCGGAGCTTGCAAGGGAGACTACGGCCGGAGAAATAAAGGCCAGCGTCCCGGAAGCAGAAACAAGCTCTGCCTATGTTTCCCCCATTGATTTTGAGAAACTGAAAACAATCAACCCTGATATTGTGGGCTGGATCAGGATCGAGGGTACGGTAATCGACTACCCCATTGTACAAACGGATAACAATGAAACTTATCTGGATACGGATTTTGAAGGCAAGAAAAACGTGGCCGGTGCCATTTACCTTGATTATGAAAGCGAACCTGATTTTTCCGGAAGACATAACATAATATACGGGCATCATATGAAAAACGGATCCATGTTTAAGGACATCATAAAGTACAAGGATGAGGCTTTTTTTAAAGAACATCAGGATATTTTTATTTATACACCGGAGAGGGAATACCATTTAAAGCCCATCACAGCCCTCTATACGGATTCCTCCCCTATCCGCCGGAAGACCGTGTTTGAAACAGAGGAAAGCTTTCAGGCATATGTGGAGGAGATGACAAAGAGCGGCCTGTTTTTGCAGAAGCCGGAAGAACCGGTGAGGCAGCTCTGGTCTTTTGTAACCTGCAGCTATGAGTTTAATGATGCAAGAACCATTCTATATGCCTGTGAATTGCCTCAGGGTGAAAATTAG
- the glmM gene encoding phosphoglucosamine mutase produces the protein MGKYFGTDGFRGEANVTLTVEDAFKVGRFLGWYYGQKNPEEVCRIVIGKDTRRSSYMFEYSLVAGLTASGADAYLLHVTTTPSVSYVVRTEGFSCGIMISASHNPYYDNGIKVINEKGEKLEESVILEIEKYLDGEIGELPLAKRDKIGRTVDFAAGRNRYIGYLISIATRSFKNKKVALDCANGSASAIAKNVFDALGAETHVISNEPNGLNINTGCGSTHIEQLKKFVKEVGADVGFAYDGDADRCIAVDENGEVVDGDAILYICGKYMKEQGTLKNNKVVTTIMSNFGLYKAFEREGIEYEKTAVGDKYVYENMVANGNCLGGEQSGHIIFSKHATTGDGILTSLKVMEVILEKKESLGKLVSELEIYPQVLKNVRVHDKTAAQDDKAVKAEVEKVAESLGNSGRILLRQSGTEPVVRVMVEAADLDTCEKYVDQVIEVMKEKGHLLS, from the coding sequence ATGGGAAAATATTTTGGAACAGATGGTTTCCGCGGGGAAGCCAATGTAACGCTGACGGTGGAGGATGCCTTTAAGGTAGGCCGTTTTTTGGGCTGGTACTATGGGCAGAAGAATCCGGAAGAAGTATGCAGGATTGTCATTGGAAAAGATACAAGACGCAGCAGCTACATGTTTGAATATTCTCTGGTGGCGGGCCTTACCGCATCCGGAGCCGATGCGTACCTGCTTCACGTTACCACTACTCCAAGCGTATCTTATGTAGTGCGCACCGAAGGATTTTCCTGCGGAATCATGATTTCCGCCAGCCACAATCCCTACTATGACAATGGGATCAAGGTAATTAACGAAAAGGGCGAGAAGCTGGAAGAGAGCGTGATCCTGGAAATTGAAAAGTATCTGGATGGCGAGATCGGGGAGCTGCCTTTGGCAAAACGTGATAAGATTGGCCGCACCGTAGACTTTGCTGCAGGAAGAAACCGCTACATCGGCTATTTGATTTCCATAGCTACCAGATCCTTTAAGAACAAAAAGGTGGCTCTGGACTGTGCAAATGGCAGTGCTTCCGCCATTGCCAAGAACGTTTTTGACGCCTTGGGAGCTGAGACCCATGTGATCAGCAATGAGCCCAATGGCTTAAACATCAATACAGGCTGCGGTTCTACCCACATCGAACAGCTTAAGAAGTTTGTAAAAGAGGTAGGAGCTGACGTGGGCTTTGCCTATGACGGAGATGCGGACCGGTGCATTGCCGTGGATGAGAACGGAGAAGTGGTGGATGGAGATGCCATCCTGTATATTTGCGGCAAGTATATGAAGGAACAGGGGACCCTTAAGAATAATAAGGTGGTGACCACCATCATGTCCAATTTCGGTCTTTATAAAGCCTTTGAGCGGGAAGGCATTGAATATGAGAAAACTGCGGTAGGTGATAAATATGTATATGAAAACATGGTGGCAAACGGAAACTGCCTAGGCGGGGAGCAGTCCGGCCATATTATTTTCAGCAAGCATGCTACCACGGGAGACGGTATCTTAACCTCCTTAAAGGTAATGGAAGTCATTCTGGAAAAGAAGGAGAGCCTTGGGAAGCTGGTTTCCGAGCTTGAGATCTATCCCCAGGTACTTAAAAATGTCCGTGTCCACGATAAGACCGCGGCTCAGGATGATAAGGCGGTAAAGGCTGAAGTGGAAAAGGTGGCGGAAAGCCTTGGAAACAGCGGAAGGATTCTTCTGCGTCAGTCCGGTACAGAGCCGGTGGTACGTGTCATGGTGGAGGCCGCTGATCTGGATACCTGCGAGAAATATGTGGATCAGGTGATTGAGGTAATGAAAGAAAAGGGGCATCTGCTTTCCTAG
- a CDS encoding 5-bromo-4-chloroindolyl phosphate hydrolysis family protein, whose protein sequence is MDNKEFSNLGDQIKDSVQNAIDSMDFNQLNRTISDTVNSALEEARSQFIKGAEFGKNISPGSFSSQRTVRTESYRKTEWSGSSVQRGSHEDGPGYRAFQTSRDVQKRTGDGQSEVVQLNQTGRVAGILYTVFGSIGIGIILILLFVVWIVALVVKPVIWTVAGATVFLLLLGGASGFMLRTGIAIRDRLKRARIYAKQSGKRMYCSIEELAVSIGRSRDFVLKDVQKMIKLRIFKQAYLDEQKTCLILSESTYRQYLECQKALKERELEDAREREKEDAPSEEIKQMMAAGQNYLRILREANDAIPGEVISQKISNLEHVIRRIFESVSRHPVRIGEMERFMEYYLPTTVKLVNAYRDFDSVGTQGANISSAKAEIERTLDTINQAFERLLDDLYQDAALDVSTDASVIQTMLKKDGWAESDFTGGMKNE, encoded by the coding sequence ATGGATAATAAAGAATTTTCAAATTTAGGAGACCAGATCAAGGATTCGGTGCAGAATGCCATTGACTCCATGGATTTTAACCAACTGAACAGAACCATATCCGATACGGTTAATTCTGCCTTAGAGGAAGCCAGAAGCCAGTTTATAAAGGGGGCGGAGTTTGGAAAGAACATATCGCCCGGCAGCTTTAGCAGCCAAAGAACGGTAAGAACGGAATCATACCGGAAGACTGAATGGAGCGGATCATCGGTCCAAAGGGGGAGTCATGAAGACGGGCCGGGCTACCGGGCGTTTCAGACCAGCCGGGATGTTCAGAAAAGAACCGGTGACGGGCAGAGTGAAGTGGTGCAGTTAAATCAGACGGGCCGTGTAGCAGGTATTTTGTATACGGTGTTTGGAAGTATTGGCATCGGCATAATCCTGATTCTGCTTTTTGTTGTCTGGATTGTGGCTCTGGTCGTGAAGCCGGTTATCTGGACAGTTGCGGGGGCAACCGTATTCTTACTCTTATTAGGCGGCGCCTCCGGTTTCATGCTCCGCACAGGAATCGCCATCCGGGACCGGTTAAAGAGGGCCAGGATTTATGCAAAGCAGTCAGGAAAGCGAATGTATTGCAGCATAGAGGAACTGGCAGTAAGCATTGGAAGATCCCGTGATTTTGTATTGAAGGACGTCCAAAAGATGATCAAGCTTAGAATTTTTAAGCAGGCTTATCTGGATGAACAGAAGACCTGTCTGATCTTAAGCGAATCCACTTACAGGCAGTATCTGGAATGCCAGAAGGCTCTTAAGGAGAGAGAGCTTGAAGATGCCAGAGAAAGAGAAAAGGAAGATGCTCCTTCTGAGGAAATAAAACAGATGATGGCCGCCGGCCAGAATTATTTAAGGATATTAAGGGAGGCAAATGATGCCATTCCGGGAGAAGTGATTTCCCAGAAGATCTCTAATCTGGAGCATGTGATCCGCAGGATTTTTGAATCCGTTTCCAGGCATCCGGTACGGATCGGGGAGATGGAGCGCTTTATGGAATATTACCTTCCAACAACAGTAAAGCTGGTAAATGCGTACCGTGATTTTGACAGCGTAGGGACCCAGGGAGCCAATATCTCTTCTGCAAAGGCTGAGATAGAGAGAACTCTTGACACGATAAACCAGGCCTTTGAGCGGCTGCTTGATGATCTTTACCAGGATGCCGCCTTAGATGTTTCCACAGATGCGTCAGTGATCCAGACTATGTTAAAAAAGGATGGCTGGGCGGAAAGTGATTTTACAGGAGGTATGAAGAATGAGTAA
- a CDS encoding toxic anion resistance protein encodes MSKDIEEMLKEAPELTLSPLSAGGVEESRLVQTESVLKEVEEVPAADLTPEEERLVTDFAEKIDLRDSNLILQYGAGAQKKIADFSEAALDNVKSKDLGEVGQILSEVVVELKSIEVEEEEKGLFGFFKKSVNRVEGIKARYATAETNVNQICKVLQNHQIQLLKDIALLDKMYDLNTTYFKELTMYILAGKKKLAKVQQEELPALLERAAKTGLPEDAQAANDLSSMLNRFEKKLHDLELTRMISIQMAPQIRLVQNNDTLMTEKIQSTLVNTIPLWKSQMVLAIGISHSEQAAKAQREVTDMTNELLKKNAEVLKTATIQTAKESERGIVDMETLKKTNESLITTLDEVVRIQAEGRTKRREAEVELSRMEGELKSKLLQLSK; translated from the coding sequence ATGAGTAAGGATATTGAAGAGATGTTAAAGGAAGCGCCGGAACTGACTTTGTCTCCCCTTAGTGCCGGCGGAGTGGAAGAATCCCGGCTGGTACAGACGGAAAGTGTTCTTAAAGAGGTGGAGGAAGTGCCGGCAGCCGACTTAACGCCGGAAGAAGAAAGACTAGTTACTGACTTTGCGGAAAAGATTGATTTAAGGGATTCCAATCTGATTCTTCAGTATGGAGCCGGAGCCCAGAAAAAGATTGCCGACTTCTCAGAAGCGGCCCTTGATAATGTAAAGTCCAAGGATCTGGGGGAAGTGGGACAGATCCTGTCAGAGGTGGTCGTAGAGCTTAAGAGCATTGAGGTGGAAGAAGAGGAAAAGGGTCTTTTCGGTTTTTTCAAAAAAAGTGTAAACCGGGTGGAAGGTATTAAGGCCAGGTATGCCACGGCAGAAACCAATGTAAACCAGATCTGCAAGGTCCTTCAGAATCATCAGATCCAGCTGTTAAAGGACATTGCCCTTCTGGATAAAATGTATGACTTAAACACTACGTATTTTAAAGAGCTTACCATGTATATCCTGGCGGGGAAAAAGAAGCTTGCCAAGGTGCAGCAGGAAGAACTGCCGGCACTTTTGGAACGGGCGGCAAAAACCGGGCTTCCGGAAGATGCCCAGGCAGCCAATGATTTATCTTCCATGCTGAACCGTTTTGAGAAGAAGCTTCATGACCTGGAGCTTACCCGCATGATATCCATTCAGATGGCTCCTCAGATCCGTCTGGTCCAGAACAATGATACCTTAATGACGGAAAAGATACAGTCCACCCTGGTGAACACCATTCCTTTGTGGAAGAGCCAGATGGTGCTTGCCATCGGAATCAGTCATTCCGAGCAGGCGGCAAAGGCTCAGCGGGAAGTGACGGATATGACTAACGAGCTTTTGAAGAAGAATGCAGAAGTATTAAAGACTGCCACCATTCAGACTGCAAAGGAATCAGAACGGGGAATCGTTGACATGGAGACACTTAAGAAAACCAATGAATCCCTTATAACGACTTTGGATGAAGTGGTTCGGATCCAGGCGGAGGGCAGGACAAAACGCCGGGAAGCAGAAGTGGAATTAAGCCGGATGGAAGGCGAGCTGAAATCCAAGCTTTTACAGCTTAGTAAATAA